From one Pseudoliparis swirei isolate HS2019 ecotype Mariana Trench chromosome 5, NWPU_hadal_v1, whole genome shotgun sequence genomic stretch:
- the LOC130194431 gene encoding EEIG family member 2-like isoform X2, translating into MSANAGTGVLDPCVCRVSVRKELKGGKAYAKLGFVDLNLAEFAGSGNTTRRCLLEGYDTKNTRQDNSILKVIISTQLMSGDPCFKTPPSTATVIGIQGDGESLLEERRGGDSQKGCSEGREGKCPVASDELGGCGHSRTSSYASQQSKLSGYSTGHSRSSSMSEFSHRRNHSVGSASTGIGSIPEPSEDRESRPCPALPEHPGPTTTTSNPTGTPVRNALSCERLNRHLVKQDSIESQLKRMDDTRVDADDVVEKILQSQDFTPSLLDSSAEEEGLRLFVGPGGSTALGSHHLPTRVGAGAYEQVVIKR; encoded by the exons ATGAGCGCCAACGCGGGGACGGGGGTTCTGGACCCGTGTGTGTGCCGCGTGTCCGTCCGAAAG GAGCTGAAAGGCGGGAAGGCGTATGCAAAG cttggtttTGTAGACTTGAATCTAGCAGAGTTTGCCGGCTCAGGGAATACAACTCGCAGATGTCTGCTGGAAGGCTACGATACCAAAAATACCCGCCAGGATAACTCCATTCTCAAG GTCATCATCAGTACACAGCTCATGTCAGGGGATCCCTGTTTTAAAAC GCCACCCTCCACCGCCACGGTGATCGGGATCcagggggatggagagagcctgctggaggagaggaggggcggGGACTCACAGAAAGGCTGTTCCG AGGGTCGAGAGGGGAAGTGTCCCGTCGCTTCCGATGAACTCGGGGGGTGCGGCCACTCCCGAACGTCCAGCTACGCCAGCCAACAGTCCAAACTCTCAG GATACAGCACAGGTCACTCCCGCTCCTCCAGCATGTCCGAGTTCAGCCACcggagaaaccattcagttggcAGCGCCTCGACGGGCATCGGCAGCATCCCGGAGCCCAGCGAGGACCGGGAGTCCAGACCCTGTCCGGCTCTACCCGAACACCCgggccccaccaccaccacgagcAACCCGACCGGGACACCGGTGAGGAACGCTTTGTCCTGCGAACGACTCAACAG ACATCTCGTGAAGCAGGACTCCATCGAGTCTCAGCTGAAGAGGATGGATGACACGCGGGTGGATGCGGACGACGTGGTCGAGAAGATTCTCCAGAGTCAAGACTTCACGCCCAGCCTCCTGGACTCCAGCGCTGAAG AGGAAGGCCTGCGGCTGTTCGTCGGCCCCGGGGGAAGCACGGCCCTCGGAAGCCATCACCTCCCCACCAG gGTGGGCGCCGGAGCGTACGAGCAGGTGGTGATCAAGCGTTAG
- the LOC130194431 gene encoding EEIG family member 2-like isoform X1, with protein sequence MDLMMMKKKKFKFKVDFELDELSSVPFVNGVLFCKVRLLDGGFSEESSREQVQANCVRWRKRLSFPCKMSANAGTGVLDPCVCRVSVRKELKGGKAYAKLGFVDLNLAEFAGSGNTTRRCLLEGYDTKNTRQDNSILKVIISTQLMSGDPCFKTPPSTATVIGIQGDGESLLEERRGGDSQKGCSEGREGKCPVASDELGGCGHSRTSSYASQQSKLSGYSTGHSRSSSMSEFSHRRNHSVGSASTGIGSIPEPSEDRESRPCPALPEHPGPTTTTSNPTGTPVRNALSCERLNRHLVKQDSIESQLKRMDDTRVDADDVVEKILQSQDFTPSLLDSSAEEEGLRLFVGPGGSTALGSHHLPTRVGAGAYEQVVIKR encoded by the exons ATGGATttaatgatgatgaagaagaagaaattcaAGTTTAAGGTGGATTTCGAGCTGGACGAGCTCTCGTCGGTCCCCTTCGTCAACGGTGTCCTTTTCTGTAAAGTCCGGCTGCTGGACGGCGGGTTCTCCGAGGAGTCTTCACG GGAGCAAGTGCAGGCCAACTGTGTCCGATGGAGGAAACGTCTCTCGTTCCCCTGCAAGATGAGCGCCAACGCGGGGACGGGGGTTCTGGACCCGTGTGTGTGCCGCGTGTCCGTCCGAAAG GAGCTGAAAGGCGGGAAGGCGTATGCAAAG cttggtttTGTAGACTTGAATCTAGCAGAGTTTGCCGGCTCAGGGAATACAACTCGCAGATGTCTGCTGGAAGGCTACGATACCAAAAATACCCGCCAGGATAACTCCATTCTCAAG GTCATCATCAGTACACAGCTCATGTCAGGGGATCCCTGTTTTAAAAC GCCACCCTCCACCGCCACGGTGATCGGGATCcagggggatggagagagcctgctggaggagaggaggggcggGGACTCACAGAAAGGCTGTTCCG AGGGTCGAGAGGGGAAGTGTCCCGTCGCTTCCGATGAACTCGGGGGGTGCGGCCACTCCCGAACGTCCAGCTACGCCAGCCAACAGTCCAAACTCTCAG GATACAGCACAGGTCACTCCCGCTCCTCCAGCATGTCCGAGTTCAGCCACcggagaaaccattcagttggcAGCGCCTCGACGGGCATCGGCAGCATCCCGGAGCCCAGCGAGGACCGGGAGTCCAGACCCTGTCCGGCTCTACCCGAACACCCgggccccaccaccaccacgagcAACCCGACCGGGACACCGGTGAGGAACGCTTTGTCCTGCGAACGACTCAACAG ACATCTCGTGAAGCAGGACTCCATCGAGTCTCAGCTGAAGAGGATGGATGACACGCGGGTGGATGCGGACGACGTGGTCGAGAAGATTCTCCAGAGTCAAGACTTCACGCCCAGCCTCCTGGACTCCAGCGCTGAAG AGGAAGGCCTGCGGCTGTTCGTCGGCCCCGGGGGAAGCACGGCCCTCGGAAGCCATCACCTCCCCACCAG gGTGGGCGCCGGAGCGTACGAGCAGGTGGTGATCAAGCGTTAG